The region TTGTATCTGCTTTATAATTTCCTCAATATTTGCTTTAGCTTCCGAAACCATGGACACACCTCGCGAAAACAAAAATCACGTTAGTAAACGGCCAGGGAAACAATGCGATAATCTGCCAGGCGGCTCCGGCCATTAAGGTAGGATAATTCAATAAGAAAAGCAAGACCGACGACTTTGCCGCCCAATTGTTCTACCATCCGGATCGTCGCCTCGGTAGTGCCGCCGGTGGCCAGCAAATCGTCGACAACCAGTACGCGCTGGCCTGGCATAATCGCATCGCGGTGAATTTCGAGCGCATCTTTTCCATACTCCAGGGTGTACTCGTAGCGCAGTGTTTCCGCTGGCAATTTGCCCGGCTTGCGGACTGGCACAAAGCCGGCCCCCAACCGGTAGGCCACCGGCGCGCCGACAGCAAACCCACGGGCTTCCGGCCCGACGACTAGGTCAATCTGCTCCGCGGCGAAAGCGGTGCAGAGCGCGTCAATGGCTTGGCGAAAAGCTGCCCCGTCCTTAAGTAGGGTGGTAATGTCTTTAAAGCGAATACCTGCCTCGGGGAAATCGGGAATTATCCTGATCTTATCCTTAAAATTCATACATTTGCCTCCCTATCTCGACTGGTATACACCTAAATTATAAACTTTCATAACCTGACGCTCGGCGCGGCTTGACCCTCCGGCGCAGGTCTGTCGGACTCTACTTGTGCGGCGCCGCTATTTAACTTGGCTTTGAGTTCATTATTCTCAGTTTCCAGGTCGCTTAAACGCTGCCGGAGCTGGTGAATAGTGCGCTTAAGACGAAATTGGGCCAGCGTGGCCAGCGACACGATCACCAGCGCACCAAATGTAGCCGCCCCCAGGATAATGATGACGAGGGATGTTTGAAAACTCCACATTAGAAACGATACTGTTACCGGTAAGGAGTTTTGCACGGCAAATATCGCTACCAAGAGGGCAAAAACAAACGATAAAAATAAAAAACGCATATTTACCACTCACATCTCCGGAAAATTACAATTTTATATTATTCTCGTCATAAACAAATAATCCTTTTATCAAAAAAGAAAAGTACCGGTTAGTACCAGCGCGGTCGGCATTCACTCCGCGCTGTCTGTACCAGTACGTGTTTTTCCAGTTCATCAAGGACATAAATATTGCCGCCGGCGGCCTGCGCCACTTGAGCAAGATAATTCCGGTGCGGCTTCAAGCCAATACAGGTAAAACCGTAACCATGGCGCCTTATATTGGCCGCCGCGGTGAGAGCGTCGGCCAGCGGGTCGCCGGTAGCATCGCCGACGGTTGGCACCCCGTCGGTAATAAGAATAATAAACGGATTTTTTGCTCGGGCCTCTCTTAAATATTCAAGACTGACTTTGAGACCCAATGCCAACGGCGTTGACCCAAAGGAAGCGATATGGGCAAGACTATTCTCCGCCTGGGCGAAATCGCGGGTCAGCGGCACCTGAACCCGGACCTGATTTTCCTGGAAGACGACGACGGCGACACGGTCAGTCGTAGACAAAAGGAGATGCTTGGCAAGGAACTTGGCGGCCCCAATCCGCTGGCCGCTCATGCTCGCGCTGGCGTCGATAATCAGGCAAATATCGGTTTTGTTTTTTTGTTCCCGCATAAAATGGTGGATATCCTGGCCGCCAATGGTGAACAATCCGCCTGGGCCGGCTGCGAACCGTTGCGCGGCGGCGATTACCGTTTCGGCAACAGCCAATTGGCCTAGCGAGCCGCCGTCCATCCACCGCTTTGCCTGCCGCTGCTCCTGTCCATGCATGGCTTTTGTCCGCGCCTTAGACCGCCCCTGGTCGTAAGCGCGGGGCCTTAGTAGCCGGATGGCGCACCGCAAGTGCGCCTCCAGGTCAGGTAAATGGCGCTCTAAATAGTCTTTAAACTCCCGCCCGTAGGGGGTTAACGTTATCCGTTGGCCTTCAGCCGTGGCAATGCCTAAACCGGTTAAACGGTCAAGCACCTGTTCACTCTTGCCGCTGCGCGCGAGCTTACGCAGCACTTGTGTCCGGCTCGGATTTTCGGTCAACGCCTCTAGTGTTTCCCGCATTTCGCGGACCGAATCAAAATCTTCGGCCAAATCGACGACATCTTGTACATACTGCCGCTCTTTAACCGGCTGGGAAAGCTGCGCCGTTTCCTTGTCCCGGAGAAAAGAATCCGTTTGGTCGGCATAAGGGGACAAGTCGCATTCACCGCCAGGACCGCCACCCTGTTTGTGAACAATCCGCTCATTTTGCCTGAGTTCCAGCTGGCAACCCATGATGACGTTTTCTACTGCCGTTACCAGATAGAATAGGCAAGCGATGTGTTCACCCGGGACCATGGCCGCAAGATGCACATGATTCTCATGGGCGCGCCGGAGTGACAGCTTTTTGCCGAAATTTAGGCTGCCGGTGACCCTGCCGCCACCGGTGCCGGTCTGGACATCAATCCAGTCCGCCTTGACCGGATTACCGACTTTGTTAAAAAATGCGGCATTATGAATGGCAACATGAAAGTTATAGGCATTTACCGCCCCTTTGATTGCCGCTGCCACCTGCCGGTGGTCAACCAGCCCGCACTGGTGAAAAATGTCCAGATGGTAGACCTGCCCCTTATTGCGGCGCCGGTAAAATATTTGGCCGGCGTCCATGTCCTGCAGTACCTGCACTTCTTCCGGCATCGCCGGATTGAAGATATGCAGTTTCTGGCTGACAACCGTACTTTGACCGATCCTGGCTCCTTTATCGGCTCTGATCAGGTCTGCTAACCGCTCGGCCGGCAAAGCGATTTTGGTTAGAAACCGTGCGTCTTCCTGCCATTTCCCTTCAGCCATGGGAAGATTTTTCCTCGCCGGTTACATATTGTTCCACGGCTAGACTGGTAAGCGGCGCAGCCGGTCTGGGGGGAGCGGTAACAGGCGTCTCGGCAGGATTGGCGATTTGGGGCGAGCGGCCTGCGGTCGTATGGCCTGGCGTCTCCTGTCCGGAGGACGAATTTTTCGACGGCGGCGGGACCGGAGGCTCTGTGGTTTGGTCCTGCTTAGCACCGAATAACTTTTTAAAAGCTGACCACAGACGGGAAATATGTTTTTTTGCAGCGCGATTGGTCTTCTCGCTTTGACTTTGCCCAGTTTCGCCGACCGGCGGCACGGTAACGCTGCGGCCGACGGCCAACGGCGCGGGGGGTTCGAGTGTTTCCAGATAGCGCAAAATATTGGTGATAGTGCTGTAATCGGTACGATGGCCCAGTACGAGCGGCACTACCCTGCTCACATCACCGATTTCGACAACCCGCCGGCCGGCAGACAGCGCAGCCAACGTCGCCGCCGTCTCCAGCGCTTCTACCGCCCGCAAACTCTCCAGGCTAAAATCTATATATATCTTGGCCAAAAGATCGCGAATTTTTGCCGGAACGCTCATACCGGCCAGGTCGCCGCACGCCAGCGGCTTACGTACAGCTACATTGCTTTGCTTCGTCTGCTGACGGCAATTTAGAATTGATAAAATATCTTGATAGCTGCCAGGCCGTCCCATCACAACGACGATATCAAAACGGTCGGCTAGTTGTTTGCGGATTTGGGCCAGTGCACCTGGTTCCTCGTCCGGGTTGGATGCCGCCCAAACGGTAACATTGACCGAAAATTCGCAAGATGG is a window of Sporolituus thermophilus DSM 23256 DNA encoding:
- a CDS encoding adenine phosphoribosyltransferase, whose protein sequence is MNFKDKIRIIPDFPEAGIRFKDITTLLKDGAAFRQAIDALCTAFAAEQIDLVVGPEARGFAVGAPVAYRLGAGFVPVRKPGKLPAETLRYEYTLEYGKDALEIHRDAIMPGQRVLVVDDLLATGGTTEATIRMVEQLGGKVVGLAFLIELSYLNGRSRLADYRIVSLAVY
- a CDS encoding LapA family protein, translating into MRFLFLSFVFALLVAIFAVQNSLPVTVSFLMWSFQTSLVIIILGAATFGALVIVSLATLAQFRLKRTIHQLRQRLSDLETENNELKAKLNSGAAQVESDRPAPEGQAAPSVRL
- a CDS encoding vWA domain-containing protein produces the protein MAEGKWQEDARFLTKIALPAERLADLIRADKGARIGQSTVVSQKLHIFNPAMPEEVQVLQDMDAGQIFYRRRNKGQVYHLDIFHQCGLVDHRQVAAAIKGAVNAYNFHVAIHNAAFFNKVGNPVKADWIDVQTGTGGGRVTGSLNFGKKLSLRRAHENHVHLAAMVPGEHIACLFYLVTAVENVIMGCQLELRQNERIVHKQGGGPGGECDLSPYADQTDSFLRDKETAQLSQPVKERQYVQDVVDLAEDFDSVREMRETLEALTENPSRTQVLRKLARSGKSEQVLDRLTGLGIATAEGQRITLTPYGREFKDYLERHLPDLEAHLRCAIRLLRPRAYDQGRSKARTKAMHGQEQRQAKRWMDGGSLGQLAVAETVIAAAQRFAAGPGGLFTIGGQDIHHFMREQKNKTDICLIIDASASMSGQRIGAAKFLAKHLLLSTTDRVAVVVFQENQVRVQVPLTRDFAQAENSLAHIASFGSTPLALGLKVSLEYLREARAKNPFIILITDGVPTVGDATGDPLADALTAAANIRRHGYGFTCIGLKPHRNYLAQVAQAAGGNIYVLDELEKHVLVQTARSECRPRWY
- a CDS encoding ATP-binding protein; its protein translation is MQLYHQLVRHSGNQNLFQAVEMSIAALVNGHPFHIHVEGLRGTGKTTIMRAARELLPPIVRVKNCLYNCDPAAPHCPEHRGLSAEALAKLGTETVPRPFLEISHAAKIGTVVGSIDLPKLTNSASPLASFLPGTIPQAHRGIIFIDEINRLADTAPELVDVLLDVMGTKPGRIQLEETGLPSCEFSVNVTVWAASNPDEEPGALAQIRKQLADRFDIVVVMGRPGSYQDILSILNCRQQTKQSNVAVRKPLACGDLAGMSVPAKIRDLLAKIYIDFSLESLRAVEALETAATLAALSAGRRVVEIGDVSRVVPLVLGHRTDYSTITNILRYLETLEPPAPLAVGRSVTVPPVGETGQSQSEKTNRAAKKHISRLWSAFKKLFGAKQDQTTEPPVPPPSKNSSSGQETPGHTTAGRSPQIANPAETPVTAPPRPAAPLTSLAVEQYVTGEEKSSHG